The Natator depressus isolate rNatDep1 chromosome 23, rNatDep2.hap1, whole genome shotgun sequence sequence GATGTGAATAAAGGTGTTTTTCATGACATCGTCTCTTTTTCTCCTCTCATTCTTTCCCCGCTTTTGTTCTCTTCTCTCCTTTGTtccctcttctccttctctctccttgtttttcctcactcttttctcttctttttctccttcccttgttctctctcctcctttttctcctctcattttccctcttttctctcctccttttcctcttttctcttcctctccttctctTGTTTTGCCCCCGCATCCTGAGTGGCTCTGGCCCCGTCAGAACACCCCCCACCCTCGTGCCCACCCCGGCTCCTTGGAGTTCAGGaagcttccccccacctccattgGGCCTGCGAGCTTTGGGATCTGGCTGCCTCCTGCTTTCCTGACCTTATAGGGGCAGGGTAGAGGCCAGCACAGTTTCCAAAGAGCCTGGGGCCCATCTCCTGGCTCCTTGGGCCTTGTTTCCCTGGGCGGCTGCGCACCccagatgtgggggtgggggttggggtatcCCAATGCAGTGGGCCAGGTGGtggctgtttcccctccccctccagccctggagctgtcagttcccccccttctctggggtgaggactccccccccccccttttgtctCCAGCAGAGTTTGAGCGACAGCCCCAAATGGGTCTCAttgtctccccccacccatctGTCTGGAGGTcagaggtcacccagcagaccctaccccaccccccatgtggGCTGTCAGCAGCACATCCCCCTCCCACCATGATACCCCCCTCGGGGTGCAAAGTTCAACTGAATATAAACATGAGGGGTGCACTTAGGGGCtagctgacccccccccccaactatcTACCACTGATGGGGTTTGAGCCTTGATTtttgggagggggctgagggggtgATGTGCAGCAGTGGCTTCTGGGTGGAGGGCACTGTTGGGGGGGGTAGTTCAACCCCCCCAAATGGGGAGGCTTGGAAGGCCCCTGTTGCTGGAGTATCAATCCCTCACTAACATCCTGCCCCTCTCGGTTTCCTTTCCAGGATGCGCTGCCCGGGCTGATGTGGGAACTGGAGCAGCAAGTGGGGGGGCTGCGGCTGCACCCCGAAAAGGCCTGCGGGGAGGCGGCCGAGATGGACAGCTGGCCCAGCTCGGGTAGGGACCCCGGTGATGTGATATGGGGGTGTGTGTCTCAGACTGGGGGAGAGATGCAGCTGATCCTCACCCCCGGTTATCCCTGCAGGGAAGTGGGACCCCAAAACTGCTTCTCACACCCCATATTCCAAGCTGAGACCTGCCCAGGGAACAGGGTGGCTGGTGCCCCGTGGGCtgctcccatcccccccagcaGTCTGTCAcctgcctcccccttccctgccccccagctgatgattgcctcttcccctccccccaactgatGGTTGCCCCCCCCAGCACGTccatctctgccccccagctcagggctgcctcttcctatcccccatccctgcccccccctcaATTGGTGGCTGTCCCACAAATCCATCCCGGCTGCCCCCCCAGCTCACAGCTGCCATCTCTTGCAGGTTTCTACGAGGGTGCCTCTTCCGCGGTGGCCTCAGACTCGCCGGCCTCCTGCTTCGGGGACTCTTCCGGCTTCCCCTCCACCTCCGGCTCCTGCTCCCGCATCGGCCAGGCCGAGTCACGTGGCAGCTACGCCAGCGAGCGCCCCAAGTCCGTGGGTGAGCGGCTGCCTGGCTCCCGAGAGACCAGCGCGGGGCTGGGGGTCGCCTGGCTGATCTGGTGGGCAGAGGGAGGGATACCGGGCCGGACGGAGCCGTGGGTCGGGTCCTGGGGGATACCGGGCCGGACGGAGCCGTGGGTCGGGTCCTGGGGGATACCGGGCCGGATGGGGCCGGTGGTCGGGTCCTGGGGCATACCGGGCCGGATGGGTTGTCAAGGACCGTCTGGCCATGGCTGAAGAGAGTTGGGGGGTGGTGAAAGGGGCAGGCCTGTCTCTGGGGTTGCCTTCGTCCCCATGGGAGCGAAGGGGGCCTGAGcactgcccccctccagctggaGCCTCCCTTTGTGGGTCTGTCTCTCAGTCTGTATCTCTCTGTCCCGCAGGCGAGATGGGCAGCAGTGGCAAAGACGGGGCCGGGCGGGGCATGGTTCCCCGCTCCTACTCGGCCCCCTACTCCAGCTCTCAGGACTACCCCTCCGAGCCGCCCCCGCGCCTCCCGCCCCGGGACAGCCTGgaccccttcctgtaccccagtCCCCTTCACGCTGTGGCCATGCAGAACCCACTGCTCCGCGGCCGCCTCTATGACGCCACCCCCTTCTCACCGGGCATGGCCTATGGGGCGGAGCAGGCCGGGGGGCTGGAGGAGTTCGGGGGGCAGGAGCTGCCCTGTTATCCCGAGGCCGCTCACTGCCACAAGGTGGAGAGCTACATCTCGCGGCTGATCCGCCGGCGCAGCCAGCTGGCGCGGGGCGGCAAGCCCCGGACTAGCCTCAACGCCGAGCCGCCCCCCAAGGCAGTGGCCCGCCAGAACAGCCTCTGCAAGAGGCCCTCAGAGCTGCTGGCCCCCCAGGCGGAGCGCAAGCACCCCCCAGCCATGGAGCGGGGCAGCAGCACCCCCTCGCCCTGCGGCTACGAGGGCGGGGCGGGCGTGGCCGCCCGGATCTGGTCCTCTTGGGACGCCGCGGCCGAGAGGACGCTGGCCGGCAAGGGGGCCCCCGAAGGCTACGCCCCGCCGCACTCCAGCCTCAAGAAGCCCCCCAAGCTGCAGGCACTGGCCCACCTCCGGCCTGCCCTGTCGGTGGATCACTACGAGGAGGGGCCGGGCGAGGACGGTGCCCACGCCAGGAACGGCCAGGAACCCGCTCCCTATGAGGAGAGGGGGGGCCGCCCCCCACTGGCCTGCACCGAGGACGGGGCCTGCCAGATGGTGAAGGCCCAGTACATCCCGGCCCAGCAGCCGCCCCGCGCCCAGCAGGCCCACCGAGGCGCCAAAAagaagccccctcccctcaccaagGGGCGCTCGGTGGAGCTGTCACCAGAGCGGGCCCCGGTGACGCCCAGGGAGAGGCCTCGAGCAGCGGCGATGCCCAAGAAGTGTCGCTTCACCGAGGAAGGGGGGGAAGCACCAGGGGGGCGCCGGGCTAGCGCCAGGAAAGGCTCCCCCCGGGGCAAAAAGGCGGCGCGCTCTCAGTCGGAGAACAGCCTCCTGAACAAGCCGGGCGCCTCGGGCACCAAGTACCACACGGTGGAGCGGGACGAGGTGGTGCTCAAGCCGTCCCGGCAGCGCCGCCCCCACCCCGGCGCCGCCGGCTACCGGAAGTGGCGCTCGACGGCAGAGATCTGCCAGGAGGAGGCGGGCGCCGGGGAGCCGCGGCGGAGCCGGCGGGCGGGGCGGAgcgggccgggcgccccctcgcccccccgcaaCGTGCTGTACGGTTACGCCGGGAGCGACTCGGAGTGCTCGGGCGGGCGGGGCGGCGGGGCGCGGCGGGCGCCCGTGTGccggctggaggaggggctggcctACGGCGACAGCGAGTCCAGCCTGAGCGAGGGCGGCTCGCCCGCCTTCAGCACCGGCTCCAGCGACACGGACGAGAGCAGCGGGCTGGTCTGGCCCCAGCAGCTTTCGCCGCAGCTGGTCGCCAGCGCGGGGCCCGGCCAGGCCGGCGGGCGGCCCAAGGTTTTCGTCAAGATCAAGGCCTCCCACGCCCTCAAGAAGAAGATTATGCGCTTCCGCTCGGGTTCCCTGAAAGTGATGACGACGGTGTGAGATCCTGGGCTTGGGTGGGGGGTCTAATCCCCCTCGTCACCACCCCCGACCCACACCCTCTCCAGCCTCCTCCAACCCCCCAACCAACTCTGCCCCATACTGCCCTAGCCTGGGGCAGCCTAACCCATTCCCGGTCTATGCCCCCTGCCTGGTGGTGGCCCCCAACAAACCCTGCCCCATACTCCCCTTGCTTGGGGGGCACTGACACCCCCCCATCTACTCCCTCAGCTTGGGAGTATTCCCTGACCCATACGCCCTGGCCTTTTGTGGGGGGCTTGACTCTCACCCCCACCATCTACCTTCCCAATCTGGGAGTGACCCTTTCCCAACCTGATCCAAGCCCTCCAGGGTAATCCAGCCCAcgcccacccccagcctgggcaTGTCGCTTGACCTAAACCCCAGCCTGATCTACACCCTGACCCGCCTTAGTCTGGGGATTCCCCTCGACCCCCTGACCCACTTTGGATCCATGCACCCCCAGCCTGGCGGGCCCCTGAGCCACCCTGGGTCCATGCACCCCCAGTCTGGCGGGCCCCCTCACCTCACACCCCCCACTCCTACTTACCTTGGGAGGGGCATGTCATCCCTCCCAGCTTTGGGGTCCCTCTGATCTCCTTTCCCACTGGTCCAGTTCTCCTcccagggttgccaattttggttagacctattcctggaggtttaatcacatgacatcatctttaattaaaaattcatctttaattcctggagagtccaggacagtcctggagcGGTGGCAaccctgtctcttcccccttTGCCCTACTACCAGatcctcctccccaaacccttcccTGCCCGGCCCCGTGATGCAAACCTCAGGCCAGAAGCTGGTAGGTTCAAGCCCCCAGGTTTAATTTTTAGCAGAGGTGCACgatgcccccctgccccccaccagtcTGCAAGGCCAGGGGGATGCCATGacggggcagggggcactggctGCTGGGGGTCAGTGGGTTACATTGCGGCTGGGGAGCAGGTGCTAAAATTAATTGGGGAGGGAATtgggtgggggagctgcagtCTGCCCTGGCTTCCCTTCACCATTGTGCGTGAGCGCTCGCTTCCTGGTGCATGACGCCACCCAAGTGAGCCGCGTGCGAGACCCTCGCTTGGCACTGGGGAAACCCTGGTGCCGGGACGCTAGTGGTAAAATCCTGCTGCCAAGCGGCCTCGGAGACACTAATGGTGAAACTGGGGCACTAGTGCAATCGTGGGCCCTGGGGTGACGCCCCCTGCATGGGGGGGTGAGCTGCGTTTGGGGCGCTGGTGAGGCGGTTGTGATGCTGATGCGATCGTGTCTGAATGGATGAGCTCTTCGGGTCTGTTAATGGTGACGCTGTGGGCACTAGTGAGCGTGTGCCAACACCCTGGCGGCTGGCACCGAGCCGGTTCATCGCCTTGCAGATTTTGTGGACTGCTGGGATCTGGGCCCCACCAGGCTAACGGCAGCTTCTGGGTTAGGATGGGCCTGTGTCTTTCCTTGCACCCGTGGATCGTGCCCCAGGGCTTCGGCGTGACGGATTAAGGGTGCAGAGATCTTAGGGTGGTGGCACTCCCATCCTCTCCCTTTGGGAGTCTATGCCTGGGGGCACGGAGTCTGGctacctcccgccccccccccacacatgcTCCCACCGCTGCAGCTCATCAGATACCCTAGGAGCCCCTGATGAGCGTGGTGGGGGCGGGACAGCATTGTGGTCCCAGGGGCATGAGATacaggggcctttcccctccagctccccagtTCCAGTCCAGCCCAGCTGGGTAACGCGGCCCCCTCTCCCCATCTGCAATCAGTTTGTTGGGTCTCTGCTCACAGTGGGAGACACCATGAGCCTGGGCGgtgctcaccccctcccccaccccccgtgacAGGGCTCCCTCCCGGGCAGGGCTGAGACTGGCTCAGGGTAgcatttggggtgcaggggtgaattCCCCCTGCCCGGGGTTGTGCCCACTCTGGGGCTAGGCCGGGAAGGATCCCTCTCCAAGGGTCGCCATCCGGCCCCATTGCAGCAGCAGATAAAATCCCCCTCCCCGGTTATGTGGGTTTCATCTCTCTGCCAGGGCCGGTTACTAAGGAGATCCAGCCTGTTCCTGAGCGCTACCCTGAAATAGACACCCGTGCCCGCTACACAGATAATTAACTTGCCAACAGGAGCCCAGCTTGTGTTAGTCCCCTGCCGcagacccctgccccccggctGGGCCAGCACTTCCATGGCGCGACGTTCACTGTGTCGCATGCTGTTTAAATGAACGTATTTATTATTCTGATTTTGTATCGTAACTCCTCTGGAGTCCGCGCTGTACATAGGTACCTCCCTGGAGTCTGTGGCAAACCCCCCTACCAGTCTTGTATTTCTATATATAATTTCCCCCTCCCTGTCACCCCGGTTTTGTAAATAAAAATCTGTTATTTGTGGAAGTGCCGCTTTactggtggggtggggcagggcagggattgaAGCACCCACAAAGTTAAGGGGGCGGGTTGCTGAGCCGTATTTGTTATTATGGTAACACACAGAAAACCCCAattgagatcggggccccgtcgggccgggcgctgccccgacacgcagtgaccgaggtcagggcccccgtcgggccgggcgctgcccagacatgCAGTGACCGAGATCGAGGCCCCCCATTGCATACAGTGTATGTCCGTGAGTATGCAAACAAGTAGCTAGATACCCTGGTGTGGCTGGGGAAAGCAGGCCACAAACCTCAGGCTTGGGCGGCTTTACCATCCCCACACCCATGCCCCTGGCATTTCATCTACCTCCCCGTGCCTGGCGTGGGTCAATCCCTTCATGGCAGCATGCTGGCATcatcccaccgctgacaccaATAGAGAATTTGGAGGGAGATTCCAGGCTGCAGCCATGTCCATGGGCTGCTTTGAGCTCCAGGCAGTCCCTGTTAAAAACGCTTCGCCCAGAGACCCTTATGAAAACCAGATGTGTGAAGCAGCCAGGAAAACGTTCCTGCCTTCCAAATTCTTTCCCTCAGCCCCAGGAACGCCGGCGCttggccccctcccctccccccggcccttgCTCAGCTGAATTATTACGAGCTGTGGACAAcatgcacattctcctcctcgaGCCCTGCTTGGAAGCCAAAGTGTGGAGCCagttctgctccctgcccccctccacctcGCCTATGCAGATtgtctctgctcccccagcctaGGCTGCTGTCTCCTCGCTCCAAAATCTGAGCTTCCGTGCTCTCTGCACCCCCACTGCGGTGTTGTGCTTTttctcctgctcctgcaccccgacaCCTGTGCTGTTGTGCTCTCTGCACCTCCAAATCTGCCCTGCTAAGTCCCAtgcccccttgcccccccaaacctgagtggcagtgctctgcacccctctcccccatatCCCAAGCCTAAgttgctgtgctctgtacccccaaacctgagccactgagcccctctgcccctgcacctccaaacccctctgcccctgcacccCTAAACCTGAGCTGCCAAGTGTCTTCCCTTTCCCACCCTGCCTTGTGCATGATACAAATGAGGGGTTCACCTCCCCGTGCCTCTCTCTCTGGGTGGGAATGGGACACCCCCACTTGATGGGGCAGAAggttttccctccccccattcacACCGGTGCTGCAGGCCAGgttctgcctgccccctccctgcgtGCTCCATCTCcttgcatgggggaggggagaaaagcagGGAGCATCTGGCTGCCTCCCATTAGGGGAGCCTGGGGTAGAAACGGGGGGGATTGGTTCAGGGAATGAGGGGGGGATGGGACCACACCCTTTaatttgtaccatctgcaaatcaCACTAAAACCCAAGCAgagggggagtgggtggggggaggagggctgttaTGGAGGGGAGGGTTGGAGGTTGTGGAGTGGGGAATGGGCTATTGTGGGGCAGGATGTGAATATGTTGGGCTCCCCCAAGAGCCGGGAGGGGGATGTTTGCAGTGGTTGGctctggcggggg is a genomic window containing:
- the DACT3 gene encoding dapper homolog 3, with amino-acid sequence MIRAFSFPVSPERGRLRGWLEGSLAGLCELHLLRERQERRVRQALRLGTEPAEQAAAGETEPGSAAEPAPEEQLDALPGLMWELEQQVGGLRLHPEKACGEAAEMDSWPSSGFYEGASSAVASDSPASCFGDSSGFPSTSGSCSRIGQAESRGSYASERPKSVGEMGSSGKDGAGRGMVPRSYSAPYSSSQDYPSEPPPRLPPRDSLDPFLYPSPLHAVAMQNPLLRGRLYDATPFSPGMAYGAEQAGGLEEFGGQELPCYPEAAHCHKVESYISRLIRRRSQLARGGKPRTSLNAEPPPKAVARQNSLCKRPSELLAPQAERKHPPAMERGSSTPSPCGYEGGAGVAARIWSSWDAAAERTLAGKGAPEGYAPPHSSLKKPPKLQALAHLRPALSVDHYEEGPGEDGAHARNGQEPAPYEERGGRPPLACTEDGACQMVKAQYIPAQQPPRAQQAHRGAKKKPPPLTKGRSVELSPERAPVTPRERPRAAAMPKKCRFTEEGGEAPGGRRASARKGSPRGKKAARSQSENSLLNKPGASGTKYHTVERDEVVLKPSRQRRPHPGAAGYRKWRSTAEICQEEAGAGEPRRSRRAGRSGPGAPSPPRNVLYGYAGSDSECSGGRGGGARRAPVCRLEEGLAYGDSESSLSEGGSPAFSTGSSDTDESSGLVWPQQLSPQLVASAGPGQAGGRPKVFVKIKASHALKKKIMRFRSGSLKVMTTV